The following proteins come from a genomic window of Candidatus Fusobacterium pullicola:
- the murD gene encoding UDP-N-acetylmuramoyl-L-alanine--D-glutamate ligase, with protein sequence MRKAMVFGAGVSGIGAKKLLEYLGYDVILVDDKLGITSEEGLNLLDGIEVFIKSPGVPYNKLVLEAKKNQIKVIDEIELCYEYMVQYNIHANIIAVTGTNGKTTVTTKITELLQHAGFRAEYAGNIGKSFAELLLEKKELDYVVLELSSFQLENLRTFKPFISMVINLTPDHLSRYSSVDEYYDTKFNICKNQSKEEYFLLNTDCQEVMDRIALIPGSKIELSQKTKKDCYVMVGKLFWKDEEVLETEKLSLKGKHNLENTLFIVSAGKLCGIENSKIREFLYNTKTLEHRMEDFFSYGNIEFINDSKGTNIDSTAFAVEAYKDCILICGGYDKKLDWTPLVELIKEHTSYVYLIGDIAEELNRRVLESGYDKNRVFLLKELKICLEDIKRRFSKDEKRVVLFSPATSSYDQFKNFEHRGQVFKELVREIFGR encoded by the coding sequence ATGAGAAAAGCAATGGTTTTTGGAGCTGGGGTAAGTGGTATTGGTGCTAAAAAGCTTTTAGAATACTTAGGTTACGATGTAATCTTAGTTGATGATAAATTAGGAATAACTTCTGAAGAGGGATTAAATTTATTAGATGGAATAGAAGTATTTATAAAGAGTCCAGGTGTTCCATATAATAAATTGGTATTGGAAGCAAAAAAAAATCAAATAAAAGTTATAGATGAAATTGAATTATGCTATGAATATATGGTACAATATAATATTCATGCAAATATTATAGCTGTAACAGGGACTAATGGAAAAACAACTGTTACCACAAAGATAACAGAGCTACTTCAACACGCTGGTTTTAGAGCTGAGTATGCTGGAAATATTGGAAAAAGCTTTGCAGAACTTCTTTTAGAAAAGAAAGAGTTAGATTATGTGGTATTGGAATTAAGTTCATTCCAATTAGAAAATCTTAGAACATTTAAGCCATTTATATCTATGGTAATCAACCTTACTCCAGATCATCTATCGAGATACAGTAGTGTAGACGAGTACTATGATACAAAGTTTAATATCTGTAAAAATCAGAGTAAAGAGGAGTATTTTTTGTTGAATACTGATTGCCAAGAGGTAATGGATAGAATAGCTTTAATTCCAGGTTCAAAAATAGAGTTATCACAAAAAACAAAAAAAGATTGTTATGTAATGGTGGGAAAACTTTTTTGGAAAGATGAAGAGGTTTTGGAAACTGAGAAACTATCATTAAAGGGTAAACATAATTTAGAAAATACACTTTTCATAGTTTCAGCAGGAAAGCTATGTGGAATAGAAAATAGTAAAATAAGAGAGTTTTTATATAATACCAAAACTTTAGAACATAGAATGGAGGATTTTTTCTCCTATGGTAATATTGAGTTTATCAATGATTCTAAAGGAACAAATATAGATTCCACAGCCTTTGCAGTGGAAGCTTATAAGGATTGTATACTTATATGTGGTGGTTATGATAAAAAACTTGACTGGACACCATTAGTGGAGCTAATAAAGGAGCATACTAGCTATGTATACTTAATTGGGGATATAGCTGAGGAATTAAATAGGAGAGTATTAGAATCAGGTTATGATAAGAATAGAGTATTTCTTTTGAAAGAGTTAAAAATCTGTCTAGAGGATATCAAAAGAAGATTTTCAAAAGATGAGAAAAGAGTTGTACTATTTTCTCCAGCTACTTCTAGTTATGACCAATTTAAAAATTTTGAACATAGAGGACAGGTATTTAAAGAATTAGTGAGAGAGATTTTCGGTAGGTGA